In a genomic window of Primulina huaijiensis isolate GDHJ02 chromosome 10, ASM1229523v2, whole genome shotgun sequence:
- the LOC140985515 gene encoding pre-mRNA cleavage factor Im 25 kDa subunit 2, with the protein MVTSHVVNTYPLSSYTFGTKEPKMEKDTSVADRLARMKVNYMKEGMRTSVEGILMVQEHNHPHILLLQIGNTFCKLPGGRLKPGENEIEGLKRKLSSKLAANSPSLQPDWQIGECVAVWWRPNFETIMYPYCPPHITKPKECKKLFLVHLSEREYFAVPKNLKLLAVPLFELYDNVQRYGPVISTIPQQLSRFQFNMIHP; encoded by the exons ATGGTAACATCACATGTGGTGAATACATATCCTCTGTCGAGCTACACTTTCGGCACTAAAGAGCCGAAAATGGAGAAAGATACTTCAGTCGCTGATCGTCTTGCTCGTATGAAAGTCAA TTACATGAAAGAAGGCATGAGGACTAGCGTCGAGGGGATTTTGATG GTACAAGAACATAATCATCCCCATATCCTTCTTCTGCAAATTGGAAATACTTTCTGCAAGCTGCCAGGTGGCAGATTGAAACCAGGAGAGAACG AGATTGAAGGGTTGAAAAGGAAACTCTCGAGCAAACTTGCAGCTAATTCACCTTCTTTACAGCCTGATTGGCAG ATTGGTGAGTGCGTAGCAGTCTGGTGGAGACCAAATTTCGAAACCATTATGTACCCTTATTGCCCCCCACACATAACAAAGCCTAAG GAGTGCAAGAAGCTTTTCCTTGTTCACTTGTCTGAACGAGAATATTTTGCTGTCCCTAAGAACTTGAAACTTCTTGCTGTTCCACTGTTTGAGCTATATGACAATGTTCAG AGATATGGACCTGTTATATCTACCATCCCACAGCAGCTATCCAGGTTCCAGTTCAACATGATCCATCCGTAG